Part of the Henckelia pumila isolate YLH828 chromosome 2, ASM3356847v2, whole genome shotgun sequence genome is shown below.
tacagtccctgtgggttcgacatctggacctttgtccactatattataatttgacctggtgcgcttgccagttgatttttaatcataccgatttagccggtcaagtttttggcgccgttgccggggactgtgttgatatcagaatttttatttcgcttgagattagactatttttttattttattaaaaattctgaattttcttctgttctttgtgattttcaggtactagcttgttgtgcatgcataaaattCGATCTAAGGAGCttctaccacttgatttggagatcgaacgcacgctcAGCAAGATCCGGAAAGAAAGGAAGAATCTTAATCTAGTACTTGAAACAGAATCTGAATCAAAAGAAGACATGGcggacaaccgtactgtttggGATATTATCCGTCCGCCAACCgaaggctatggatctagcatagtttgctccgctgttgaggcgaacaattttgagctgaaaccctctactattcagctgattcaATTGAAAGCTAGATTTGGGGGCACATCCTTGGAAGACCCCTACACTTATCTGGAGCGATTTCTATCAATCTGTGACACGTTCAAggtgaatggggtaacatctgatgcagtgcgactgcggttattcccattctctctacaaggggAAGCTACGGAGTGGTTAGATGATCTGCCTGCTGGTTCCATTACTACATGAGatcaacttgttcagacttttATGAACAAGTATTTCCATCCTACGAAGATGGCGAAGTTGTTCTCAGAcattatatctttcaagcagaaggagggagaatctctacatgcggcgtggaccagatttaaaaagatgttgaggatgtgtcctcagcataatctcaCACAAATCCAGCAAACCCAGACGTTCTATAATGGAGCAGATCCTTCAGCGTTCTATGCTAGATGCTGCTGCTAATGgatgcttattcaggaagaTGCCAGCTGAAGCCTGGGAGATCATTGGcaacatggcagagagtaacattgggtggccggatgtaaagagagagaagaaggctggagttttagaggtcgatgctttaaTGGCCCTGAATGCTAAGATTGACGCGCTGACACAccaagtggcactcatgaaaaTAGCGCCGGTAAATCAAGCACAAGGGAATATGCAACAAGAccagcagttgtttgaagttgaggCTGTGAATTTTATGGACAATCAAGAAAGGCAGACATACAACTCAAACAACAACTACAGTCAGAACTGGCAGACCAAGAAAGAGGAGAAAAAGCCGAGTTttgaggagatcatgatgaagtacgtggcgggtactgaggctcgCTTGCAGAATCAGGAGAGCATGCTGCAGAAGCTGGAAATTCAGATGGGCCAGATTGCAACCCAATTGTCCACACGTCCTGTTGGAGTTTTGCCGagcaacactgaaccaaatcccaAAGGCCTGAATGCAATTATGGTAGTGACGAGATCACAATCTGAACAGTCTGAGAAGCAACCGGAAGAAGAGAAAACTATGGAATGGGCGAAAACTTCAGAGAAGAAGGAGAAGGTGCGTACTGAAAAATCCTCCACGgtaggtaagaaaggtaagacttcgaaatttgaagttaatgagaATGTTGATAtatctactttacctttccccCATAGAGCTAAGCAACTGTTGTTTGAATCtcaatttcaaaagtttcttgaaattttcaagaaacttcatATTAACATTTCTTTTGCAGATGCATTAGCTCAGATGTcgagatatgcaaagtttctgaaaggcttgctgaaaaataagaagaaattgaatGATATAACGCAAGTCACAATGAATGAGGAGTGCTCGGCAGTGCTGAAAAAGAAGtttccaacaaaatctcaagatccagggagtttttctataccctgtaAAATTGGAAGTCTATCTTTTGAATATGTGTTGTGTGATCTTGGGTCgagcataaatttaatgtctTATTCTATTACTCGCAAACTAGgtgtagaaaatattgaacctatTGCTATCTCCCTTAAATTTTctgatggatctattaaataccCGAGGGGGATcgtagagaatgtcctagtcaagatagaacaATTTATTTATCCTCTAgactttgttattcttgacatggatgaggattgTGAGGTGCCTATGATTTTAGGACGcccttttcttgctgctagtagggcgttaattgatgttgagagaGGAGAGTTAGTTTTGAGACTGAAGGATGAGCAAGTTATATTTAAAATGTTAaagtcggctactgagagcccaattttAAAATCTTGCTCTGCTGTTTATTTAGTTGATGAGATGCATGATGTTGGTGCATGTCTGCAGGTGCAAATTCCTGCAGGAATTAGTCCCTTGCACAATTTCTTTAATGGTGTGACATGCAAGTGCATGACTAATCTGAGTTTTTCAAAGACgatggataaaccaccttgaatgtcgccactcaagagaggagTAGATTCGGggtatagactataaatttagcgctgactgggaggcaacctagtgtttttgtttttgctttttattttgtttttgttttgtttttatttgatttttgtttctttcccatgccagtttgcCATGCCCGCCGATAAATCTAGACTGCTGATACCATCCCAgcggatactgtcaagaaggaagaggatgaataaaaaaccaggggagtgttatttgtgttttcattgtatttttgtTTGTCTTGCATTCTGTTTATTGTTctggagcattgagggcaatgttttggataagtatggggggggggggggggaggtaGATTAGTTATTGCATTATTATCTATgtttttgtgttgcatctgtcatgtttcgtgtttgttttcatattgtttgtttttgttcgtttgtgttgtcttgcatgagttggatgagtcataatagccaatgatgatgaagtttatttgaaaaaaaaatggttttttgaaaaattttgctcttgactggacatgagaaactgtaggttgaaccgtgaatatttttaagcactaatgttagacgagtgaattgtagcgaaagatttgatgaagtttctgtctgtttgaccattgcacggcaataggtggtttgtggatcttaattgtgttttatgaattttgatgaggctctagtaagacacttatgatcttgggcgcacctagaaaaaaaaattattcaattccatccgggctttgaaaggattaaaatcctataaaaaattaaatttaaggctaagtatgcggattaaatgggattgatgctccatccgggctatagacgaggggattagaaagaaaaaatagaatgatttttcgtatcctagccagttatagctaagtcaacgggtaattattggggctaaagcaatactgggtgcaaaatccggaggtgtgtaattcattatctcaagggaggtgggtatgtctagaggtcgtttgaaggaatgggcacttgaaaagtgaaacttgcactgatttgttatAGGTCGCTAaacagatttgagacgaattcggtctaagttgcatgaaactggaatgacatttcacacacacacgttcacgttaaaccgaaagtatattatgaaaagttgagagcatgtctgtgtttttggttttgtgattgaatttctcggaggctgtgcacattcatgaCTTGTCCTTACTCATGTTTTTGtctgcattttgtttttgcatgtcttgctcgagggcgagcaagagttaagtatgggggtttTGATAactacattttgtatgcatattattgtgatgtttttatgtttatgttgcattcattttgtgtgtctttgtgtattttatttattatttatgcaTGCGTGTGTATTTCACTATCCTTGGTAATTTTGTTGGAAATTTACACAAAATCCGGATTCTTGAGCAAGTGCGAAAGAGAGCCGAGGCAGCTAAATTATTGAAGTATTTGCATACCTTAAAGAAGAGATAGCTACTGCATTTGGAAGAATGAAGAAATAAAGTTGGGCATGGTAAGAACAAAGGAATGGAGCACAGCTGCTGTGGCATGAACGAAAGCAGAAATCAGATCACAATTGTGAGTTTGTTGTGCACGGCATATGCTCGAAGCGATGAAGAACAAGAAGAAGAGCAGCTGTGCAGAACCTGAAGACGAATCAAGATGCAGCGAAGTTGGCAATGAAAGGCGCAACATGTTGTGCTAACAAGCATGTTATCAGCGCTTGAGCCAGCGCTATCGCACTTAAGATGATGGGAATAGCACTGGAACCAGCGCAATCGCGCAAGGAAAGGCGCTAACGCGCATGGTGTTTAGCGCTAGGtggaagcgctatcgcgctgaGGAGATGGGAACCGCGCTAAGTTTGTGCTGTGTTATTTTCTTTGGGGAAGAaccatgctcgctcgagcgagagcttgtgctcgctcgagtgagAAATACGTGAATTAAAATCCTCGAAACATagagtctctcgctcgagcgagatttgtgctcgctcgagcttAGGCGGTAGAACCGTCcatgtaatatatttatataggtaaataatataaataacacaagaataataataattaaaacttCATTACAAACCTTGGAATTTGTACAACACTTGGAATCTTCAAATATTTACAACTTTCTTCAAGATTCTTGAAGAACTTGATGCATAATATAAACAAGTTTTTAAAGGTATTTAGAAGGTTGAAGGGATCAAAAAGGTTTtatgaagaacaaggatgaagaaagaaagagaagaaaagaaaaggtttTGAAGAAAGGTTGAGGGAATTTGGAAGAGAGGTTTGAGAGGAATTTAGAAGTGTTGGAGTGTTTTTAAGTATCTCCAATTTTTTCAAGTGGTTTAGAATGGGGTGATGAGTggttatttataggcaaagtaaAGAGGtggaataatataatatattatattattttatattattatttttttttttttttttatatacaattacaggaaattaaaaatacataatatacaaatttttatACTCCACTATTTCCAAAGATCTTTTCATCTTCAAGATCGTCTTCATCGTCCAGATTGATTGAATGTTCTGGAGATTGTGGTTCTTTGGATGTTCCTGCTGAAAATTTTTCCATTACTGCTAAAACTTCTTCACGAGTATTTGCTGATGCAAGTAGTGCTGCCATCTGAGATTTTTGTGAGGAGAAAGATGTTTTTTGTAATGGCTGTAGTAATGGTTTTTTATAGATGTTTTGGATAGGAATTCTCATTTTCTTGTTATTTTGAATCCAAATTTGTATGTTAGGTGTTGAAAGGCTTTGGGGAATTTTGAACTTGTCCCACCATTTGATTCTGAACCTTCTTCTGATTTGAGAAGCATTATCATCTGAGTATTCCACTGTCCAAGAAAGTACCCATGGAAGGTAGAATTTTGTACAAAATAAAGCTAGAGGTTGGAAACGTTTTTCTTCTTCTGAgggtttatactgggatttaaaAACCTTGAAAGAATGCTGGACTGAGTGTTGGAGAATCTCATAAGCTGAACCGAAAAATTCCCACCAAAGGTTCCACCAATTTGGGAATTGTCTAAGATCACAGGTTTTGTTATCAAAATAGAATAACCATGTGTGCTTATGCTTTTGGTTTTGTATCAAAAAGGCATTGTACCAGGCTTGTTGGTAGTCCCAATAATTAAAAGGAATATCAAAGAACGAGGCTTCTTTATATTTTTCAGTGAAAAGAATGGCTTCTGATAGATGGTGACCCCAATCAATGGGTGctataacttttaaaattttgcatGTAGAGTAAGCTGGATCTTCATGCTTTGCATCAATGAAGAAATGTTTGAATATTGCTGAATCCGTGGATTCTAATATTGCTTGGTAATAGACAGGATTTTTCATTTCATCCCAAGGTTTATAATATCTTCCTTttccaaaataattttgaagagTATGAAAAGGATCTTGCTCAAGAAATCCTTTTTCAGTTTGTATAATTGTTTGACAcatttgtttttcaaaaaattcggAAGGGGATTTCAAAGACCTTTGGGTAAGGGCAAGCTGGGAATTTGTAGTATTTTCGGTATTTGAAATAAAGGAATCTTTGATAGAAACCTCGGTTTTGCTAGAAGTTTCTTTTTTATGAGCTTGATCTATAGCAGTTTTTACTTCCGAATTTTCCAGAAGGCTTTCCAGGAATTTAAGTCTGTTTTCGATATCACTGTTTACCTGTGGTCTTGATTGAGCAGTGTCCTTtagttcttcttcttcttcctgtTTAACAATTTCATACCAAGTCTTTTTCTTGACTTGATCTGTAGAGGATTGGACAGGCTTTTTATCTTTTTTGGATGTCATTGCTGTTTTGCAAAAATTCTCGAGTAAGAAAATCAGGTAAAGAATTTGTATCTCctttaataaattcaatattaaaatcaaatatgcTTAATATTGCTTGCCATCTTgcaaaaatttgttttgaagCTAGATTTTGAACGTCCTTTTGTAAAACTTCTTTTGCACTTTTACAATCTAttcttaataaaaatttttgatttaaaaGATCGCTCTGAAATTTTTGTATACATAAAACAATGCTTAGAATTTCCTTTTTAATAGTAGAATAATTTTTCTGAGTATTATTCCAATGAGCTGATGTATATTGAACTAttctttctttattattttgtttttgttttaaaattccTCCGTATCCTAGATCTGAGGCATCAGTTTCAACTATCTTTGGTAAATTTGGATCAGCAATGTTTAAACAAGGAATTTCCAACACttgttttttaatgatttttacaATCTCGGTATGTTCTTCAGTCCATGGTACTGGGTTTTTCTTTAACCTATCATGTAAAGGTTTtgctattttattaatatttgggCAAAAGTCTAGAACATAATTCAAACTTCCTAAGAATCTTTGTAATTGAGTTTTATCTAATATTTTATCAGGAAATTTGTTTGCAAAAATTAAAGATCTTTCAATAGGAGTTATAGTTCCTTGAGATATATAATGTcctaaaaatcttatttttgtttgaaaaagacttatttttgtttttgataaAACCAAACCATTTTTCttggaaacaaaaaaaaatgtttttagatGTTTAAAATGTTCATCTAGGTTATTAGAGAATATTAAGACATCATCTATGTAAACTATACAGAATTttgaataattattaaaaatatcattcatgATTCTTTGGAATTCAGAAGGAGCATTTTTTAATCCAAAGGGCATTACATTCCATTCGTATTGGCCGAAAGGAACTGTGAAAGCAGTTTTATATCTATCTTTTTGAGAGATTTGAATTTGCCAAAATCCAGATTTCATatcaaatttagaaaatatttttgcttTATATAGTTTTTGTAATAAATCTTTTTTGTTTGGGATGGGATATCTAATCCATTTTAATGCTTTATTTAaaggtttataatttattactaaTCTTGGAGTTCCTCTTTCtatttcagaatttttattgacaTAAAAAGCAGCACAACTCCACGGAGATCTAGATTTGGAAATCAATcctttattttctaaatcttgtATTTCTTTTTTGCAATGTTCttctaattcaaaattcatttgTATCGGTCTGGCTTTTGTGGGTATTTGTTTATCATCAAAACCTATTTCATAGGGAAGATCTACGATATGTTGCTTTCTATTCCAGAAAGCATTAGGAATATCAGAACAAATTTCTGATTCTATtagattttgaaattttgaaattttattttgaaattcatgattttttaaTTGTTCTTGAATTCTTTTTAAAGAAATGTCTTTTTTAATATTGTCtaattgaaaattattcttttgtatttcaatattaatattattttcatatattgaACAAGCTTGAATTAAATTAAGATTTCTAGTTTTAGGTTGTTCTAGAAActtaaattctaattttttattattaagtttAAAATGTATAGAATCATTTTTTACTTTATAAGGTGTAATGAGGGTAATAAAAGGTGTTCCTAAAATTATAGCATGATGAATGTTATTAATAAGAATAAAAGTAGTTTTAAGAGTAACACCATTATTTTCAATTAACGCTTCTGTTTTAGAATTAACGTTTAGTTCAGAGTTGTTAGcagcaaataatttttttttagtatcTTGTTGAAATTTAGTAGGTACAATGTTGGATTTTATACAATTTAAATCTGCGCCCGTATCAAAAAGTGCAACGGTGTCAATTTTATAGTCTTCTGAAAATAtaattcttattttaaaaaGGTATTTTCTAGAGGTTATTTCttttaaaacaaaaagaaaatcttttggaatattttcaatattttgaatattttgtttttcttctttactatttttaaagattaattttattgttttagtattttgaatttgattttcttttaaaccttttatttctaattttatttgttttatattcTTTTGTAAGTCTTGAAtggttatatttttattttttattttcttatctattatatcaaaagtattattaGATGTGTttggtaaaattttattttcttcttttaaaGAGTTTAAGATTTTCTCTAAATAGTCCTTTTGTATATTAGcatcatttatattttttatttcatttaagaGAAGTAATTGATCTTTTGAAAGCATATTGATTAGTTTTTTCGATTCTTCATTGTTTGAGATTAGAGATTTATGAGGATTTTTAAAATctgttttttcataaaaattagaAGAATCTATTAAAGGATtagaatttttgtttaaaaattttttatttaattttaaaacatttagTTTACAATTATTTGTAGTATGACTCGTTTTATGGtatttaaaacatttaatatttttaaagtaatttttaagactttgtttggaatttttgggttttttgAAAAGTTTTTTGTGACTTATTTCATAAGACTTTTCATAATAATCTTCTTTTGGTTTATTAAAACTCCTTAGatttttctcaaaattttttctttttgaaaaattataggTTTCTAGGCAATTTTCTAGGTATTTTGAGGAAGGAGATTTATTAGTTTTTATCTCAAATTGTTTACgaaaatttcttaatttttgttttgttctttttatttctatttttaagtgattttgtaattttaattctTGGCAGAATTTTATACCTCCTAATTGAATTAGATTTATTAATTGACCAAAAGAAAATTCAATGTAAGATATTATATGGtaattattatttctaatcACCTTTTCTCCAAAGAGAGTAGGTAGACTTGCAAGGAATTTTTCTTTTAATATTAGATTAAAGTCTTTTCTTaacattataaaaaaaatgaaaattactaaattttttacattttatttttgataatgAATCGgaatttttatcttttaaatatttaatatatagaaAATTTGTTAAGATTAAAGTTGCTAAAATATCTTGTTGTATGGGAAAATTCCAAGTTATTATATTAACTTTGGTAGGATTTTGGATTCTTCCTAAACCTATAGCGTCTGAGGTAGAagaattttcagatttataactaataatttttctttcaaatgaaATTTTTACTTTTCCATCTAAATATTGAGTTATTTCTTTTAGTTGGATATTTAGTTCTAGATCTTCTATTGGTTCAGGTTTAGTAACTCCTTCTAAGTCCCATTCTTCTGGTAGATTTTTATCACTCCATTGGATTGGTTTAGGAATTACAGTATTAGATCTATTTAAATCTGTTTGTAATAAAAGGGTTTTGATTGGGGTATTAAGGGCTACAAGATCTATTGTTTTACTAGAgctgttattattattatcagtCAATCTTTTTAACTGATTTTGAACAATTTTTCTAAATTCAGACTTATTATCATGATTATTTTTAATACTAGGTTTTGATATTTGAAACGTTTTAAAAACTGGATTTTTTATATCTATTTGTATAGAATGTTTTTTAGAAAAAGGATATTCTAAGGAATTTTGAGTAGCATATATTTCAAaccaatcaaaaaataaaacatgttttttattagtattaatataatcataaaatttgttttgtatttgttttctagaatctaaaaatcttttaaaaaaccATAACCTCTTCTTTAAATTATGTTTAGCATAAAAATCATcatgtaaatattttttatttacttcaaacttttttataataatttcttCAGTATTAATTATCCTTTTAGAATCATATGAGCTCGTAGTAACAGAGTTTAAAGAAGTAGATCTACTGAAACTTGAatccatatttataaaaatttttgttttgaaacCTATTTTCTCCCTACAATCCCAAGCACTTCGTAGGTTTTACAGCCTTCACTCGAGGACTTACGACCCAACCCTCTTGGGCAAAAACACTCAGGAGAAACTAAATTTCTCGactcaaaattttataaatataaaaagcaaacttcaacaaacaCTACCCCCccgtggctttgataccaagaAGACACAACAGGATACTAAGGGGATAAGGAACATAAAGAAATAATTATAAAGAACTTTAAAAAGTAAACAAATAATGGAAAATACAAagaaataacaaataatatGGAAGAACTAACAAATAATATGATGGTTCCTTTGAAAGGACACCACAAACttagaaatatatattaaaacttaaaatgGTTCCTAATGAAAGGAATCCaagcataatatatatatatcataaaataatatgaTGGTTCCTTTGAAAGGACACCACAAAgctagaaatatatatattaaagctTAAAATGGTTCCTAATGAAAGGAATccaatgattatatatatatatatatagtgcgGAATTTAAATGCTGGAATTTAAATATAGTGGGTTTTATAACACCactgatatatacatatatgtatatattgctGGAATTTAAATTGCAGAAATTAAAAGCTGGAATTTAAATGTCTCAGATAATATTATGGTTCCTCCAGTTTCTGATACATATAATCAAAGATTATATGCAGAGCATACTTTTGCAAAGAACACCACGAATATTAACGGACTCGTTAGGCGGTAGAACCGACCATATAATATTTATAGATATAAgtatacataaatatatatatatatatagatatataatatatttatatagtgctTAGGCGGTAGAACCGTCcatgtaatatatttatataggtaaataatataaataacacaagaataataataattaaaacttCATTACAAACCTTGGAATTTGTACAACACTTGGAATCTTCAAATATTTACAACTTTCTTCAAGATTCTTGAAGAACTTGATGCATAATATAAACAAGTTTTTAAAGGTATTTAGAAGGTTGAAGGGATCAAAAAGGTTTtatgaagaacaaggatgaagaaagaaagagaagaaaagaaaaggtttTGAAGAAAGGTTGAGGGAATTTGGAAGAGAGGTTTGAGAGGAATTTAGAAGTGTTGGAGTGTTTTTAAGTATCTCCAATTTTTTCAAGTGGTTTAGAATGGGGTGATGAGTggttatttataggcaaagtaaAGAGGtggaataatataatatattatattatattattttatattattttcgtttttttttttttttttttttttttttaaaaaaaatacaatatttaCAACTTCTAatacaagaaataaaaatatacaattcataaagcaaaatttatttttcactgTCTTCGCCTTGGTCATCGATCAAGCATTTCTTGTATGAATTCTTCTAAATCGGAATCCACCTCTTCATGTTCATCACTGTTATAGGGATTTGCCTCGTAACAGACATCTTCTTTATCTTGTACGTGTGGTATCAAGATCTTGAATTTGTTTGGCCCAAAAATTTGGGTTAGGTATGTTTCCGAGATTAATCTGTAATCTGACCAGTTGACTAGGTAATTGTATGGGCGTGCTCCGAGCATTTCATAAAATTCATGGCATTCAATATGATTGTATCTCAGATTTTCTATTGGGAATTTGTATCTTCCTCCAACAGCACTATCCATAAATATTCTGTGTCTCGCTGGTTTTATTGCAAACCCTTTTATTTTAGGAACTGAAGAAAACACTtggaaaagttgagttttttggttttttaaatATGTTGCTTTGTGATATTCATTTAAAACCAATTTAGTTCTATCTCCCAATGATTCTAGTTGAGAGATATTACTAAATCTAAAAGTACGGACTACTCCGAAGTCCATAAGACGACCAATAGTCATTTTTGAATGGTCATAAATAGTTAAATCAAGCTCGACTGTTAATAGTCCCATAGTCTCGATTTTTTCACtgttttcaaaataatattcattGAGATCTTGCCAAATGGAAAGTCCGGGAATAGGACTTGTGGCTGCTGAGGCTATGAAATCTTGGATCTCAATTATATCTGAAAAGAAGCTATCAACAAGTTTATATTGTATAACAGTTTTTAATTCAGGTTCGAAAGAAAAAAGTGGGTTTAGGGTATCTTGGGTTTTTAATATCAATCTGGTTTTTAGATGTTTTTCAGGGATGATTTGTTTTTCATAATTTCCTTGGGCAAAAAGGGaattattttgggattttaaGTATTGGTTCTTTTCATTGAGTTCAGAATATTTTTGGTTCAAAATTTCAAGTTCTTCACTCAATGATTCAATCTCTTTTTCAAGAGTCGATACCTTTTGGGAAGTATCTTGAGTGTGTGATGTGGATGCACAATCTGTGCTGGCTAAAGgattttcacaaattttttctttacATCCTGGCtggatataaaaatttaaaccaATGGTTTTTCTGCAAGCAGCTAATGCTTCGCTGTAAGAATAATATCCTTTATATAAAGGATTAgggtaattttttatatttttggctATTGCTTTCCATTCATGAAACATTCCTAGAATATTTCCAGAAAAAATTACATAATGGCTGAAATTTATTCTTGGAGGATTGTTACTAATTCCACAATTTTCTccaatcataaaataatttgtcaAAGCATTACAAACTTGGAGTTTTGCTGTTCTTTGGTTATCCAAATTCCAAATATTATCCAATATATTTTGCTGAAAATGATTTACGTGTTGTCCAAGacgtaaattaaatttattttgctgAAAAATAGGTAATCTAATATCGCAGAATTGAATGAAATTACCTCTTCTACCTGGTTGGTAAGGTTCGGCAGTTTCCAATGATCTCATAATTCCTTGGAAAGGAGCTGTGTAAGGTTTTTGCTTTTTTGAAGGAATCCAATTTTTTGGATTGCTGTGCTGGTCTTTCATCTGTAAATCATTTTTCAAATGATCATTGCTGGTttcaatatttttgttatttctaATTACattaatactatttttataaattgaaCAAGCTTTAATCAGATTTACATTTCTAAGTTTAGGTTTTTCtaag
Proteins encoded:
- the LOC140878004 gene encoding uncharacterized protein, whose amino-acid sequence is MNEECSAVLKKKFPTKSQDPGSFSIPCKIGSLSFEYVLCDLGSSINLMSYSITRKLGVENIEPIAISLKFSDGSIKYPRGIVENVLVKIEQFIYPLDFVILDMDEDCEVPMILGRPFLAASRALIDVERGELVLRLKDEQVIFKMLKSATESPILKSCSAVYLVDEMHDVGACLQVQIPAGISPLHNFFNGVTCKCMTNLSFSKTMDKPP